One region of Chryseobacterium sp. SORGH_AS_0447 genomic DNA includes:
- a CDS encoding choice-of-anchor L domain-containing protein produces MKRYLLLFSFLASSSGLLYSQKTLNRKPQQEKASALTMKAGAFIDVNVPTYPASAYTPLQLVKDVLISSGTNSCVTPNVSNVQVSPNLPATNTNRSWGYFNRGTTSFPFKDGIVLSTGYAQKAGNAYISSTLGDDLPTGSDPDLVAATNPSVTLNDAVVLEFDFVPTSSQVKFNYLFASEEYTGSFPCSFSDAFALLLKPVAGGPYVNMAVLPAPGTGPVSVTNIHPQNSFTGTNMGCGAPNVTFFGGYNTTNIETNFNGRTVPLQATATVVPGQAYHFKMVLADAIDSSYDSSVFLDGGSFNIGVELLDPSGDTLPEEINVCDNTPQVITASVSDPNMNYQWYFNGVAIPGATSPTITATQPGNYEIQVTFPGSPCPGKANIKINGGTTPAAANATLLLCATPDVTWFDLTDAMPSISTTPGAVFRFYVNQADALVPNNNYITDILHYNGTDGQTLYVVVSNGGFCSKMVELKLLKETTPTASLVASAIKVCPGTTVNLTATGGVTYQWANFSGTGNTQSATVYNTTTFQVYAIGAKGCKSLLPAKITVEVVPEIVSSLRDVEICAGDRVTLDAGAGPNYTYLWSTGAVTRTIDVDQWGIYSVKINNGFCERTFTAKVMAAASPYVTNLQYSNNTLTITAEVPMINNIPQTAEYSVDGGITWQASNVFTGLINNANYNIQVRTVGTHCVGALEFFTFNIANIITPNQDGVNDTLDLSALGSFNNFTGSVYDRYGSEIFRFSKQAPVWDGTLGGKRLPTATYWYKFNFQYPKSKANMDHSGWILLKNRE; encoded by the coding sequence ATGAAGAGATATCTCCTACTGTTTTCCTTTTTAGCTTCCTCATCGGGTTTACTATATTCGCAAAAAACTTTAAACAGAAAGCCTCAGCAAGAAAAGGCTTCTGCTTTGACGATGAAGGCAGGTGCTTTTATTGATGTAAATGTCCCAACCTATCCTGCGTCAGCATATACGCCACTGCAGCTGGTAAAGGATGTCTTGATTTCTTCAGGAACAAATTCATGTGTTACCCCTAATGTATCTAATGTCCAGGTAAGTCCAAACCTGCCTGCAACCAATACGAATAGATCCTGGGGATATTTTAACAGGGGAACAACCAGTTTTCCTTTTAAAGACGGAATCGTATTATCCACCGGATATGCCCAAAAAGCAGGTAATGCTTATATAAGCTCTACTTTAGGGGATGATTTGCCTACAGGTAGCGATCCTGATCTTGTAGCGGCTACAAACCCGTCTGTAACCCTTAATGACGCGGTTGTTTTAGAATTTGACTTTGTTCCGACTTCAAGCCAGGTAAAATTCAATTATCTTTTTGCATCTGAAGAATATACAGGAAGTTTTCCTTGTAGTTTCTCAGATGCGTTTGCTTTATTATTAAAACCTGTAGCTGGCGGACCGTATGTCAACATGGCTGTATTGCCTGCTCCGGGAACCGGACCGGTAAGCGTAACCAATATTCACCCGCAAAACAGTTTTACGGGAACAAATATGGGATGTGGCGCGCCAAATGTTACATTTTTTGGAGGTTATAATACGACCAATATCGAAACGAATTTTAACGGAAGAACAGTTCCTTTGCAGGCAACGGCAACGGTAGTTCCAGGACAGGCCTATCATTTCAAAATGGTTTTGGCAGATGCTATTGACAGCAGTTACGATTCTTCAGTATTTTTAGACGGTGGATCTTTTAACATCGGTGTGGAGTTACTTGATCCTTCTGGGGATACACTGCCGGAAGAAATTAATGTCTGTGACAATACTCCACAGGTAATTACGGCTTCTGTAAGTGATCCGAATATGAATTACCAATGGTACTTTAATGGAGTAGCGATCCCGGGAGCAACCTCACCTACCATTACGGCAACACAGCCGGGGAACTACGAAATCCAGGTAACTTTCCCTGGGAGTCCTTGTCCGGGAAAAGCAAACATTAAGATCAACGGAGGCACAACTCCGGCAGCAGCTAATGCTACTTTATTGCTATGTGCGACACCGGATGTAACCTGGTTCGATTTAACGGATGCCATGCCATCCATAAGCACAACTCCCGGAGCAGTATTCCGTTTTTACGTGAACCAGGCTGACGCGCTCGTTCCGAATAATAATTATATTACCGATATTCTGCACTATAATGGAACTGATGGTCAAACCCTGTATGTAGTGGTTTCAAACGGAGGATTCTGTAGTAAAATGGTGGAATTAAAACTGCTAAAAGAAACTACCCCTACGGCAAGCCTTGTGGCATCAGCTATTAAGGTGTGTCCGGGGACAACGGTAAACCTTACAGCGACCGGCGGAGTAACATATCAATGGGCGAACTTTTCAGGAACAGGAAACACCCAGTCGGCAACCGTCTATAACACGACTACCTTCCAGGTATACGCGATCGGAGCGAAAGGCTGTAAATCTTTGCTTCCTGCTAAAATTACCGTTGAGGTAGTACCGGAAATTGTTTCTTCTTTACGTGATGTAGAAATATGTGCAGGAGACCGGGTAACCCTTGATGCCGGAGCTGGTCCGAATTATACTTATCTGTGGAGTACAGGTGCCGTTACCAGAACCATCGATGTAGACCAATGGGGAATTTACTCGGTGAAGATCAATAACGGATTCTGCGAAAGAACTTTCACAGCTAAGGTAATGGCTGCAGCCTCTCCTTACGTAACAAATCTTCAGTACAGCAACAATACCCTGACGATTACGGCAGAAGTGCCGATGATAAACAATATCCCTCAGACAGCAGAATATTCAGTTGATGGCGGGATTACCTGGCAGGCATCGAATGTGTTTACTGGTCTTATCAATAATGCCAACTATAATATTCAGGTAAGAACCGTAGGAACGCATTGTGTAGGAGCGTTGGAATTCTTTACATTCAACATTGCCAATATCATCACGCCGAATCAGGATGGGGTTAACGATACACTGGATCTTTCGGCTCTTGGATCATTCAATAATTTTACAGGATCTGTTTACGACCGTTATGGTTCTGAAATATTCAGGTTCTCGAAACAGGCACCGGTTTGGGACGGAACGCTAGGTGGAAAAAGATTGCCTACGGCAACGTACTGGTATAAATTTAATTTCCAGTATCCGAAATCTAAGGCGAATATGGACCATTCGGGATGGATCCTTCTGAAAAACAGAGAATAA
- a CDS encoding DUF3098 domain-containing protein translates to MSKKTNKFSADSFGKETAEAPQENTFYFGKQNFKWMLIGFAFIVVGFLLMMGPDANTVDGKYNPDSWNEGIFSIRRIRIAPLFVVIGFVIEVYAILKRK, encoded by the coding sequence ATGAGCAAAAAAACAAATAAATTTTCCGCCGACAGCTTCGGTAAAGAAACAGCCGAAGCCCCACAGGAAAACACGTTCTATTTCGGGAAGCAGAACTTTAAATGGATGCTGATCGGCTTCGCATTTATCGTAGTGGGTTTCCTTCTGATGATGGGACCTGATGCCAACACCGTAGACGGAAAGTATAACCCTGATTCCTGGAATGAAGGGATTTTTTCCATCCGCAGGATCCGTATTGCCCCGTTGTTTGTGGTAATCGGTTTTGTGATCGAAGTCTACGCGATTCTGAAAAGAAAATAG
- the truB gene encoding tRNA pseudouridine(55) synthase TruB, which produces MIAEDLQSGHIFLLDKPLDWTSFQAVNKMKYKLKREFNLPKKFKIGHAGTLDPRATGLLIVCCGKFTKKIPEIQDAPKEYWTEIKIGVQTESYDTEKPEILHQDISHITEEHIKAALEKFIGEIDQTPPVFSAIKIDGKRAYDLARAGTEVEMKSRKTTILYIEDVKINFPLVSFTVGCSKGTYIRSLAHDIGQELGVGAYLTQLRRTKIGEYTIENATSDFLDNDFKFNIP; this is translated from the coding sequence ATGATAGCTGAAGACTTACAATCAGGACATATTTTCCTACTCGACAAACCTTTGGACTGGACGTCTTTTCAGGCGGTCAATAAAATGAAATACAAGCTCAAAAGAGAGTTTAACCTTCCTAAAAAATTCAAGATCGGCCATGCCGGAACCTTGGATCCCCGGGCAACCGGTCTTCTGATCGTATGCTGCGGGAAATTCACCAAAAAAATTCCTGAGATTCAGGATGCTCCGAAAGAGTATTGGACGGAGATAAAAATCGGTGTACAGACTGAATCTTACGATACGGAAAAGCCGGAAATTCTTCATCAGGATATTTCCCATATTACCGAAGAGCATATTAAAGCCGCTTTAGAAAAATTTATTGGTGAAATCGATCAGACCCCACCTGTATTTTCGGCGATCAAAATCGATGGGAAAAGAGCGTATGACTTGGCAAGAGCAGGTACGGAGGTGGAAATGAAATCCCGGAAAACAACCATTCTCTATATTGAGGATGTTAAGATTAATTTTCCATTGGTAAGCTTTACAGTAGGCTGTTCCAAAGGGACGTATATCCGGAGTTTGGCGCATGATATCGGACAGGAGTTAGGAGTTGGTGCTTATCTTACCCAATTGAGGAGAACAAAAATTGGCGAGTACACCATTGAAAATGCTACATCTGATTTCTTAGACAATGATTTCAAATTTAATATACCATGA
- a CDS encoding ABC transporter permease, with protein MAKSVDEFNKKRLRSSNITVVISIALVLFLLGLMGLILINAQKYSDYIKEQLVVNAYFDENYEAKDSAKIAKMEAEVFKEIQTLAPVKKATYITREMASQEAKKAMGIDADALFEENIFPSSVEIALKPEYVDPTKIDQAIKAIKAVPGIIDVKNDSTLMVDVYNNLSRILKWILGFSILFLILAVVLINNSIRLKIFSKRFIIKTMQLVGAKRRFILKPFIIEAVVLGAIGSVIGLLALFGVWYYFTSQIGSAFVQDNNQYFWLVLLVLGVGIFITVLSTVVATWRFLRSNVDDLYYS; from the coding sequence ATGGCTAAATCTGTAGATGAGTTTAATAAGAAAAGGCTTAGGTCTAGCAATATTACAGTAGTAATAAGTATTGCCTTAGTGTTATTTTTGTTGGGATTAATGGGACTTATTCTGATCAATGCCCAGAAATATTCCGATTACATCAAAGAACAGCTGGTGGTAAATGCTTACTTTGATGAAAACTATGAGGCAAAGGATTCTGCTAAGATTGCGAAAATGGAAGCCGAAGTTTTCAAAGAAATTCAGACACTGGCACCCGTGAAAAAAGCCACTTATATTACAAGGGAAATGGCTTCCCAGGAAGCGAAAAAAGCAATGGGAATCGATGCGGATGCACTTTTTGAAGAAAACATTTTTCCCTCATCTGTAGAAATTGCCTTAAAACCGGAATATGTAGATCCTACAAAGATTGATCAGGCAATTAAGGCGATTAAAGCCGTTCCGGGAATTATCGATGTGAAGAACGACAGTACGCTGATGGTGGATGTTTACAACAACCTCAGCCGGATTCTTAAATGGATATTGGGATTTTCCATTCTGTTTTTAATTCTTGCGGTGGTATTAATTAACAATTCCATCCGTCTGAAAATATTCTCTAAAAGATTTATCATTAAAACTATGCAGCTGGTAGGGGCAAAAAGAAGATTTATTCTGAAGCCTTTCATTATCGAAGCGGTTGTATTGGGAGCTATCGGCTCCGTAATTGGGCTTCTGGCACTTTTTGGAGTGTGGTATTACTTTACGAGCCAGATCGGATCTGCTTTCGTACAGGACAACAACCAATATTTCTGGCTGGTACTGCTGGTATTGGGCGTGGGGATTTTCATCACGGTTTTAAGTACGGTGGTGGCTACCTGGAGATTCTTAAGATCAAACGTTGACGACTTATATTACTCTTAA
- a CDS encoding undecaprenyl-diphosphate phosphatase, which translates to MDLIKAIIIAIVEGLTEYLPISSTAHMGFTANLMGLEETEFLKMFQVSIQFGAILSVVVAYWKKFFDLNNLQFYFKLAFAVIPALVLGYLFDDKIEAVLGNQIAISSVLVLGGVVLLFADQWFKNPKIDDEKGITIKKAVTIGFWQCLAMMPGTSRSAASIIGGMTQGLTRKAAAEFSFFLAVPTMLAVTVYSVFVKTWGKETPNPQKGYEMIMESQEHITVFIVGNIAAFIVALIAIKAFIGFLNKYGFKPWGWYRIFVGVALLIYFYFFK; encoded by the coding sequence ATGGATTTAATCAAAGCAATCATCATTGCTATTGTAGAAGGCCTAACGGAATATCTTCCGATCTCTTCAACGGCCCATATGGGTTTTACCGCCAATTTAATGGGTCTGGAAGAAACCGAATTCTTAAAAATGTTTCAGGTTTCCATTCAGTTTGGAGCGATCCTATCGGTAGTGGTTGCTTACTGGAAGAAATTTTTTGATCTGAACAACCTGCAGTTTTATTTTAAACTCGCTTTTGCAGTTATTCCGGCGTTGGTGCTGGGATATTTGTTTGACGACAAAATTGAAGCGGTTTTAGGAAATCAGATCGCCATTTCTTCGGTACTGGTGCTGGGCGGAGTTGTTTTGCTGTTCGCCGACCAATGGTTTAAAAATCCAAAAATAGATGACGAAAAAGGAATTACCATAAAAAAGGCAGTCACCATCGGGTTCTGGCAGTGTCTTGCGATGATGCCGGGAACCAGCCGGAGTGCGGCCTCCATTATCGGCGGAATGACGCAGGGCCTGACAAGAAAAGCAGCGGCGGAGTTTTCATTCTTCCTGGCTGTGCCTACGATGCTTGCTGTAACAGTGTATTCCGTATTTGTAAAAACATGGGGTAAAGAAACCCCGAATCCGCAGAAAGGTTACGAAATGATCATGGAATCTCAGGAACATATTACCGTTTTCATTGTCGGAAATATAGCTGCGTTTATTGTAGCACTTATTGCAATCAAAGCCTTTATCGGTTTTTTAAATAAATACGGGTTTAAACCCTGGGGATGGTACCGAATTTTTGTAGGGGTAGCTTTGCTGATTTATTTTTATTTCTTTAAATAA
- the rsmA gene encoding 16S rRNA (adenine(1518)-N(6)/adenine(1519)-N(6))-dimethyltransferase RsmA translates to MSVKAKKHLGQHFLTDENIARKIVDGLSFEGYRSVMEVGPGMGVLTKYLLEKDQHIYLAEIDKESIEYLKDNYPKVTEETFVGDFLKQDFQFTDGEQIAIIGNFPYNISSQILFQIIDHYELIPEMVGMFQKEVAERTAAVPRTKDYGILSVLIQAYYDTAYLFTVHENVFNPPPKVKSGVIRITRNPKEGLAGNEVLFKKIVKAGFNQRRKKLSNALKILSIPEALKTHEFMDKRAEELSVTDFIAFTQLWKENQ, encoded by the coding sequence TTGAGTGTAAAAGCAAAAAAGCATCTTGGTCAGCACTTTCTGACGGATGAAAACATCGCAAGGAAAATCGTGGACGGTCTCAGTTTTGAAGGCTACCGGAGCGTAATGGAAGTAGGTCCGGGGATGGGTGTCCTTACGAAATACCTGCTGGAAAAAGACCAGCATATTTATCTTGCAGAAATCGATAAAGAATCCATAGAATACCTGAAAGACAATTACCCTAAAGTAACGGAAGAGACTTTTGTCGGGGATTTTCTGAAACAGGATTTTCAGTTTACGGATGGCGAGCAGATCGCAATTATCGGGAATTTCCCATACAATATTTCTTCACAAATTCTGTTCCAGATCATCGATCATTATGAATTGATCCCTGAAATGGTAGGGATGTTCCAGAAAGAAGTTGCTGAAAGAACGGCTGCTGTTCCGAGAACCAAAGATTACGGGATTCTTTCTGTTTTAATACAGGCGTATTATGACACCGCCTATCTGTTTACGGTTCACGAAAACGTCTTCAATCCGCCTCCAAAAGTAAAATCGGGAGTGATCCGGATCACGAGAAATCCGAAGGAAGGGCTTGCCGGAAATGAGGTCCTTTTCAAAAAGATCGTAAAGGCCGGTTTTAACCAAAGAAGAAAAAAACTTTCCAACGCCCTGAAAATTCTTAGCATTCCTGAAGCCCTGAAAACGCATGAATTTATGGATAAAAGGGCCGAGGAGCTCAGTGTAACGGACTTTATTGCCTTTACCCAGCTGTGGAAAGAAAACCAATAA
- the rluF gene encoding 23S rRNA pseudouridine(2604) synthase RluF yields the protein MEKTRINKYLSEVGYCSRRAADKLLEEGRITINGTIPEMGTKVSDEDVIEVDGKPIREPEEDHVYIAFNKPVGIVCTTDTKREQNNIIDYINHPKRIFPIGRLDKPSEGLILLTSDGDIVNKILRSRNNHGKEYIVRVDKPITPKFLDKMRNGVPILDTVTKKCEVEKIDEMNFRIVLTQGLNRQIRRMCEYLGYEVKKLKRIRVLNVKLDLPIGKWRNLTEEELSTLQKLVEGSSKTFD from the coding sequence ATGGAAAAAACAAGGATTAATAAATATTTATCGGAAGTCGGCTATTGTTCCAGAAGAGCGGCAGACAAGCTGTTGGAAGAGGGGAGAATAACGATCAACGGTACGATTCCGGAAATGGGAACCAAGGTTTCCGATGAGGATGTAATTGAAGTCGACGGAAAGCCGATCCGCGAGCCGGAAGAAGATCATGTGTATATTGCTTTTAATAAACCGGTGGGAATCGTCTGTACAACGGATACGAAACGTGAACAGAATAACATCATCGATTACATCAACCACCCTAAAAGAATTTTCCCGATCGGAAGGCTGGATAAGCCAAGCGAGGGACTGATTCTCCTAACCAGTGACGGTGATATTGTGAATAAAATCCTTAGATCACGGAATAACCATGGAAAAGAATATATCGTAAGGGTAGACAAGCCCATTACACCGAAATTCCTGGACAAAATGCGGAACGGAGTGCCGATATTAGATACCGTCACCAAAAAATGTGAAGTAGAGAAAATCGATGAAATGAACTTCAGAATCGTATTGACGCAAGGTTTAAACCGCCAGATCCGCAGAATGTGCGAATACCTCGGCTATGAAGTAAAAAAACTGAAAAGAATAAGGGTGCTGAATGTAAAACTCGATCTTCCTATTGGAAAATGGAGGAACCTCACAGAGGAAGAGCTTTCCACCTTACAGAAACTTGTAGAAGGCTCCAGCAAGACCTTCGATTAA